A genomic window from Caldicellulosiruptor kronotskyensis 2002 includes:
- a CDS encoding FecCD family ABC transporter permease — protein MVQLKKVLIILALLLLTVFIISIGVGSVFIPPLRVLKALLSLIGISFGPANDMDLTIVGQIRLPRIIIAMIVGMSLSIAGALVQGLYRNPMADPGIIGTSSGASFGAIVCIAFSLNTINIFYLPLFAFAGAFLISFLVYRLSTKNNKTPITSLILIGIAVSTFVSSINSLILSNINQYQVSEYIFWMLGSLDGRSWVHVKISFVPLCILILCSLLFAKRINILILGEEESFTIGVNPEKLKKTLLFLVSLITGIAVSVSGPISFVGLIVPHMLRLIVGNDYRRLIPASVLSGGIFLIVCDTIARVLFSPVEVKVGVITSLVGVPYFLYLLKKSENEVSV, from the coding sequence GTGGTACAGTTGAAAAAGGTTTTGATTATTTTAGCTCTTCTGCTTTTGACAGTATTTATAATATCCATAGGGGTGGGAAGTGTTTTTATCCCTCCCCTTCGTGTTTTAAAGGCACTTTTATCGCTCATAGGTATAAGTTTTGGTCCTGCGAATGATATGGATTTGACAATTGTCGGGCAAATAAGACTTCCAAGAATAATAATTGCCATGATTGTTGGGATGAGCTTGAGCATAGCAGGTGCGCTTGTTCAAGGACTTTACAGAAATCCCATGGCAGACCCAGGAATTATCGGAACGTCAAGCGGTGCAAGTTTTGGTGCTATTGTTTGCATAGCCTTTTCGCTTAACACCATAAACATATTTTATTTACCATTGTTTGCTTTTGCAGGTGCGTTTTTGATTTCGTTTTTAGTGTACAGGCTTTCAACCAAGAACAACAAAACGCCCATTACAAGCCTCATTTTAATTGGTATTGCAGTTTCAACCTTTGTGTCTTCCATAAACTCTTTGATTCTTTCAAACATAAATCAGTATCAGGTAAGCGAATATATATTTTGGATGCTCGGTAGTTTAGACGGTCGAAGCTGGGTGCATGTGAAGATTAGCTTTGTTCCTCTTTGTATTTTGATACTGTGCTCTTTGCTATTTGCAAAGAGGATAAACATTTTGATACTTGGAGAGGAAGAAAGCTTTACAATTGGGGTAAATCCAGAAAAGCTGAAAAAAACCTTGCTTTTTCTTGTTTCGCTCATAACGGGGATAGCGGTTTCTGTCTCAGGACCAATCAGCTTTGTTGGGCTAATTGTCCCCCACATGCTCAGACTCATTGTTGGAAACGATTATAGAAGGCTGATACCTGCTTCGGTTCTGAGTGGTGGAATATTTTTGATTGTGTGTGATACAATTGCAAGAGTATTGTTTTCACCAGTTGAAGTAAAGGTTGGGGTTATAACCTCTTTAGTAGGGGTACCATACTTTCTGTACCTTCTGAAAAAGAGTGAAAATGAGGTGAGTGTATAG